In Clostridium ljungdahlii DSM 13528, the genomic window AATTATTGATAATGTGATTAAACACCGTTCTAAAGGGAATCCTGCTATTGCAGAAATGACTAAAACTAAATTTATTTTAAAGGGAATCAATCCAAATAAATTTGATAGCAATTCCTATGATGATCCAATTATCATAGAAAAACTTATTAAAATTGTTGAACAAATGGATGTAAAAAACTCAGTATATAAGGGGATAAATATAAAATCAGTTTTTTCAACTAAATCCTTAGAAAAGGAAGTAGTAGAAGATATTAAAAATAAACTAGCTCCTTGTAATGCCAAACTTATAATATTTTTTGCTTCTTCTAAATTTGATCAATATAAGTTAAGTAATTTAATGAAGGAAGCATTTAAAGATTGTCTAGTAGCGGGATGTTCTACTTCAGGTGAAATAGTTAGTGGAAAGTTATTAAAGAATTCTGTAGTGGCAATGGCTTTTAATTCAAATATTGTTTCCGATGCCAAAGTTGAAGTAATTGAAAATATGAAACAAGGATTAGATGTGGAGAGGGCTTTTACATCTTTAGAAAAATATTTTAATGAAAGTGCATATACAATGAATACAAAAAAGTTTGTTGGTATAGTTTTAATAGATGGTGTGAGTAAGAAAGAAGAAAATATTATGGATTTGATAGGCAATAGAACCAATGTATTTTTTATTGGTGGATCTGCTGGAGATGATTATAATTTTAGAAAAACCTATATACTAGCAAATGGAAAG contains:
- a CDS encoding FIST signal transduction protein, coding for MAGKIKEIIDNVIKHRSKGNPAIAEMTKTKFILKGINPNKFDSNSYDDPIIIEKLIKIVEQMDVKNSVYKGINIKSVFSTKSLEKEVVEDIKNKLAPCNAKLIIFFASSKFDQYKLSNLMKEAFKDCLVAGCSTSGEIVSGKLLKNSVVAMAFNSNIVSDAKVEVIENMKQGLDVERAFTSLEKYFNESAYTMNTKKFVGIVLIDGVSKKEENIMDLIGNRTNVFFIGGSAGDDYNFRKTYILANGKAYTDSAVIIMLKISDNAEFSIIKTESFKCLDTVLTANKVDESNREVIEFNNKPAIVAYSNAVGAHSIEDAQNYFTINPVGLVIGKNDVFVRSPQQVKGTSMLFYCNILEDTEVRLLQSTNIIEDTKKAIESKISEFGKIDGIINFNCVQRTRELEKKGLEEQYGDIFKGIPTIGFSCYGEEFIGHMNQTATMLVFKSKTNI